One genomic segment of Nonomuraea coxensis DSM 45129 includes these proteins:
- a CDS encoding TIGR02679 family protein — protein MSGAEERLRRLLGGEETAWLVDRVHRRLEQGRPPTGTVTLATATPGQRRAIEVLLGRRAGAGASLSVSLDDVDRMLRDSGVTDGGLREAVVRLRGPIRDLAGENAAQAAAWKRAFARLDALVADRSELAGWRSWLESTGVVRRLTATADEARTSLDRLAAVLARLPSPGLPLGRLAAETCGDAHALDEGRPLATLALSAARALAGLPYAGEGGADARRAAWAAVGVHLDDLSSLVLCLGLSGDGRTPTGRMLSAAKAAGEPCVLTLRQLRRHERPIPAGLVRICENPVVVAAAADELGPACPPLVCGGGRPSAAVWRLLELLARGGAKFAYHGDFDWGGLAIAAAVHERVGFAPWRFDAASYAAVPSAAPLTGRPCPSPWDPELASAMARRGVRVEEELVLPELIADLGSAPP, from the coding sequence ATGAGCGGGGCAGAGGAACGGCTGCGGCGGCTGCTGGGCGGCGAGGAGACCGCCTGGCTGGTCGACCGGGTACACCGTCGCCTGGAACAGGGCCGGCCGCCCACCGGCACGGTGACGCTGGCGACCGCGACCCCCGGCCAGCGCCGCGCGATCGAGGTGCTGCTCGGCCGCCGGGCGGGAGCGGGCGCGTCCCTGTCGGTGTCCCTGGACGACGTGGACCGGATGCTGCGCGACAGCGGCGTGACCGACGGCGGGCTGCGCGAGGCCGTCGTACGACTGCGGGGCCCGATCCGCGACCTGGCCGGTGAGAACGCGGCGCAGGCGGCGGCCTGGAAGCGTGCCTTCGCGCGGCTCGACGCCCTCGTCGCCGACCGTTCCGAGCTGGCCGGATGGCGCTCCTGGCTGGAGAGCACCGGGGTGGTGCGAAGGCTCACTGCCACGGCCGACGAGGCGCGAACGTCGCTCGACCGGCTGGCCGCCGTTCTGGCCCGGCTACCCTCACCGGGCCTGCCCCTGGGCCGGCTCGCAGCCGAAACCTGCGGCGACGCGCATGCCCTGGACGAGGGACGGCCGCTGGCGACCCTGGCCCTGTCCGCCGCCCGCGCGCTGGCCGGGCTGCCGTACGCGGGCGAGGGCGGCGCGGACGCCCGCCGGGCGGCGTGGGCCGCGGTCGGCGTCCACCTCGACGACCTGTCCTCCCTCGTGCTCTGCCTGGGCCTGTCGGGCGACGGCCGCACCCCCACCGGGCGCATGCTCAGCGCCGCCAAGGCGGCCGGCGAACCGTGCGTGCTGACCCTGCGCCAGCTCCGCCGCCACGAGCGGCCGATCCCAGCCGGCCTGGTCAGGATCTGTGAGAACCCCGTGGTGGTCGCCGCGGCCGCCGACGAGCTCGGGCCCGCCTGCCCACCCCTGGTCTGCGGCGGCGGCAGGCCCTCGGCCGCGGTGTGGCGGCTCCTGGAGCTCCTGGCCCGTGGCGGCGCAAAGTTCGCCTACCACGGGGACTTCGACTGGGGCGGGCTCGCCATCGCCGCCGCCGTTCACGAGCGTGTGGGCTTCGCGCCATGGCGCTTCGATGCCGCCTCCTACGCGGCGGTGCCTTCGGCTGCGCCGCTCACCGGCCGCCCGTGCCCGTCACCGTGGGATCCGGAACTGGCCTCGGCGATGGCACGACGCGGCGTACGGGTGGAGGAGGAACTCGTCCTCCCCGAGCTGATCGCCGACCTGGGCTCCGCGCCGCCATAG
- a CDS encoding type II toxin-antitoxin system VapC family toxin → MIIDSSAIIAVINGEPEAIPFAHTIAANVCRISAVNYVEAAIVADNRGEAMRNAFDTLVDEMGLIIEPVTPHQARIARRAYQTYGKGNNSKAKLNMGDCFAYALAKDLDQPLLFKGEDFPHTDITPAQP, encoded by the coding sequence GTGATCATCGACTCCAGCGCCATCATTGCCGTCATCAACGGTGAGCCAGAGGCCATCCCATTCGCTCACACCATCGCCGCAAACGTGTGTCGCATTTCGGCCGTCAACTACGTCGAAGCGGCCATCGTGGCGGACAACCGTGGTGAGGCCATGCGCAACGCCTTCGACACGCTCGTTGATGAGATGGGCCTCATCATCGAGCCGGTAACACCCCATCAGGCCAGGATCGCGCGCCGGGCGTACCAGACCTACGGCAAGGGCAACAACTCCAAGGCCAAACTCAACATGGGCGACTGCTTCGCCTACGCTCTCGCCAAGGACCTCGACCAGCCCCTGCTCTTCAAAGGTGAGGACTTTCCGCACACCGACATAACCCCCGCACAGCCCTGA